In Shinella sp. XGS7, a single genomic region encodes these proteins:
- a CDS encoding PepSY domain-containing protein — protein MRADGAREGLRQAMAWLHTWVGLLLGWLLFAIFLTGSLAFFKHELNHWSRPELLGHGPAAPLDAAQLALAEARVHEAAPGAQSWRLSAADERRPLVQLGWREAAAAGQRARFEQRWLDPASGQLLKPRESFGIGEFFYRFHFELRSAQQSRWIVEGRWLVGLATLFMFVALISGVITHRRIFKDFFLFRPRAKAAQRAWLDAHNVSGVLVLPFYLMLTFSGLMIFHTLFMPAGIAAVYGLKGGTYFNELAGDPLPRGRGLNAAAGEGQGLPRLGQARWEALLAEVRREWPAGARSRIEGVALLREGGQTLVEFSRHEGDRLQYRSPRLIFEAESGRRQHLADTAAPAARTYGVLYGLHIARFADLPLRWLLFGLGLLGSAMIATGLLLWSVKRAAEDARRGLTRPLGRRLVDTLNLVAIAGLPLAMAALFYANRLLPLDLAQRPDVELQVFYAVWGLSLPLAAAWPDRRGWRALFGLAGLGFAGLALLFAGPWPMQLALGVAALVLLGLAWRCGPRRGAAAGPAPAARAPSATAGQGD, from the coding sequence ATGAGAGCCGACGGCGCGCGCGAGGGCTTGCGCCAGGCCATGGCCTGGCTGCACACCTGGGTGGGCCTGCTGCTGGGCTGGTTGCTGTTTGCGATCTTCCTGACTGGCAGCCTGGCCTTCTTCAAGCATGAGCTCAACCACTGGAGCCGGCCCGAGCTGCTGGGTCATGGGCCGGCCGCGCCGCTGGATGCGGCCCAGCTGGCCCTGGCCGAGGCGCGGGTGCACGAGGCCGCGCCAGGCGCGCAGAGCTGGCGCCTCAGCGCTGCGGACGAGCGCCGGCCCCTGGTTCAGCTGGGCTGGCGCGAGGCCGCGGCCGCGGGCCAGCGCGCGCGCTTCGAGCAGCGCTGGCTGGACCCGGCCAGCGGCCAGCTGCTCAAGCCGCGCGAGAGCTTCGGCATCGGCGAGTTCTTCTACCGCTTCCATTTCGAGCTGCGCTCGGCCCAGCAAAGCCGCTGGATCGTGGAGGGGCGCTGGCTGGTGGGCCTGGCCACGCTCTTCATGTTCGTGGCCCTCATCAGCGGCGTGATCACGCATCGGCGCATCTTCAAGGACTTCTTCCTCTTCCGGCCCCGCGCCAAGGCCGCGCAGCGCGCCTGGCTGGATGCCCACAATGTGAGCGGCGTGCTGGTGCTGCCCTTCTACCTGATGCTCACCTTCAGCGGGCTGATGATCTTCCACACGCTCTTCATGCCGGCCGGCATCGCCGCCGTCTACGGCCTCAAGGGCGGCACCTACTTCAACGAACTCGCTGGAGACCCGCTGCCGCGCGGGCGCGGCCTCAATGCGGCGGCGGGGGAGGGGCAGGGCTTGCCCCGCCTGGGGCAGGCGCGCTGGGAGGCCCTGCTGGCCGAGGTGCGGCGCGAGTGGCCCGCCGGAGCGCGCAGCCGCATCGAGGGCGTGGCCCTGCTGCGCGAGGGCGGCCAGACCCTGGTGGAGTTCAGCCGCCATGAGGGTGACCGCCTGCAGTACCGCAGCCCGCGCCTGATCTTCGAGGCCGAGAGCGGCCGCCGCCAGCATCTGGCCGATACCGCAGCGCCCGCGGCCCGGACCTATGGTGTGCTCTACGGCCTGCACATCGCCCGCTTTGCCGATCTGCCCCTGCGCTGGCTGCTCTTCGGCCTGGGCCTGCTGGGCAGCGCCATGATCGCCACCGGCCTGCTGCTGTGGAGCGTCAAGCGCGCGGCCGAGGATGCACGCCGCGGCCTGACCCGGCCCCTGGGGCGTCGTCTGGTGGACACGCTCAATCTGGTCGCCATCGCCGGCCTGCCCCTGGCCATGGCGGCGCTGTTCTATGCCAACCGCCTGCTGCCCCTGGACCTGGCGCAGCGGCCCGATGTGGAGCTGCAGGTCTTCTATGCGGTCTGGGGCCTGAGTCTGCCGCTGGCCGCCGCCTGGCCGGACCGGCGCGGCTGGCGCGCGCTCTTCGGCCTGGCGGGTCTGGGCTTCGCCGGTCTGGCCCTGCTGTTTGCCGGACCCTGGCCCATGCAACTGGCCCTGGGCGTGGCGGCGCTGGTGCTGCTGGGCCTGGCCTGGCGCTGCGGGCCGCGGCGTGGGGCCGCGGCCGGTCCGGCGCCGGCGGCCCGCGCGCCCTCGGCCACGGCCGGGCAGGGTGACTGA
- a CDS encoding nitronate monooxygenase family protein, whose product MHQTSQIDPQLQPWMARSGLAPLELRGGRRLLPIVQGGMGVGVSAQRLAGAVAAAGAMGTLSSVDLRRLHPDLMARCEGQHAGDAAKRLIEVANQEALAREIAGARARSGGRGLLALNVMRALSDYAASVKTALREGIDALVVGAGLPLDLPDLAQDHPDTLLIPILSDARGVQLIVKKWERKQRLPDAIVIEHPRLAGGHLGAAKVADLNDPRFDFERVIPESLEFFEKAGLAGRIPLIAAGGIRCHAEIRHLQGLGAAAVQLGTPFAVTEEGDAHPEFKRVLAEAEESQLVEFTSVAGLPARAVATPWLRNYLKAEARLQAVAQVKARCTKAFDCLAQCGLRDGLKGWGQFCIDNQLGAALRGDVSKGLFFRGAGALPFGREIRTVRELMQRLLEAGPAPALA is encoded by the coding sequence ATGCACCAGACCTCACAGATCGATCCGCAGCTGCAGCCCTGGATGGCCCGTTCGGGCCTGGCGCCGCTGGAGTTGCGCGGGGGGCGCCGCCTGCTGCCCATCGTGCAGGGCGGCATGGGCGTGGGCGTGAGCGCGCAGCGCCTGGCCGGCGCCGTGGCCGCGGCCGGCGCCATGGGCACGCTGAGCTCGGTGGACCTGCGCCGCCTGCATCCGGACCTGATGGCGCGCTGCGAGGGCCAGCACGCGGGCGATGCGGCCAAGCGCCTGATCGAGGTGGCCAACCAGGAAGCCCTGGCGCGCGAGATTGCCGGCGCCCGCGCGCGCAGCGGCGGCCGCGGCCTGCTGGCCCTGAATGTGATGCGCGCGCTCAGCGACTACGCCGCCTCGGTGAAGACCGCGCTGCGCGAGGGCATCGATGCCCTGGTGGTGGGCGCGGGCCTGCCTCTGGATCTGCCGGACCTGGCCCAGGACCACCCCGACACCTTGCTGATCCCCATCCTCAGCGACGCGCGCGGGGTGCAGCTCATCGTCAAGAAATGGGAGCGCAAGCAGCGCCTGCCCGACGCCATCGTGATCGAACATCCGCGCCTGGCCGGCGGCCATCTGGGGGCGGCCAAGGTCGCCGATCTGAACGACCCGCGCTTCGACTTCGAGCGTGTGATCCCCGAGAGCCTGGAGTTCTTCGAGAAGGCCGGTCTGGCCGGTCGCATCCCCCTGATCGCCGCCGGGGGCATACGCTGCCATGCCGAGATCCGCCACCTGCAGGGCCTGGGCGCGGCCGCGGTGCAGCTGGGCACGCCCTTTGCCGTGACCGAGGAGGGCGATGCCCACCCCGAATTCAAGCGCGTGCTGGCCGAGGCCGAGGAATCGCAGCTGGTGGAGTTCACCAGCGTGGCCGGCCTGCCCGCGCGGGCCGTGGCCACGCCCTGGCTGCGCAACTACCTCAAGGCCGAGGCCCGGCTGCAGGCCGTGGCCCAGGTCAAGGCGCGCTGCACCAAGGCCTTCGACTGCCTGGCCCAATGCGGCCTGCGCGACGGGCTCAAGGGCTGGGGCCAGTTCTGCATCGACAACCAGCTGGGCGCGGCCCTGCGTGGCGATGTGAGCAAGGGCCTGTTCTTCCGCGGCGCGGGCGCGCTGCCCTTCGGACGCGAGATCCGCACGGTGCGAGAGCTGATGCAGCGCCTGCTGGAGGCGGGGCCGGCGCCGGCCCTGGCGTAG
- a CDS encoding prepilin-type N-terminal cleavage/methylation domain-containing protein: protein MTASTKTRRHQRGVSMVEALVSMVLLGVIGLGLAHALGRTLVASKFHKAQSLAVQGLRAELQGAGMAQGCPASGSARRSASLSLGPELSIDKVDKHCHVQAVTVRAAGGPSSATTVVQLRYELSADTLLGPGTLRLEN from the coding sequence ATGACAGCCTCGACTAAGACACGCCGGCACCAGCGCGGCGTCTCCATGGTGGAGGCCCTGGTGTCCATGGTGCTGCTGGGCGTGATCGGCCTGGGCCTGGCCCATGCGCTGGGTCGCACCCTGGTGGCCAGCAAGTTCCACAAGGCCCAGAGCCTGGCCGTGCAGGGCCTGCGCGCCGAGCTGCAGGGCGCCGGCATGGCCCAGGGCTGCCCCGCCAGCGGCAGCGCTCGCCGCAGCGCCAGCCTGAGCCTGGGCCCCGAGCTGAGCATAGACAAGGTGGACAAGCACTGCCATGTGCAAGCCGTGACCGTGCGCGCCGCGGGTGGCCCCAGCAGCGCCACCACCGTGGTGCAGCTGCGCTACGAACTCAGCGCCGACACCTTGCTGGGCCCCGGCACCCTGAGGCTGGAGAACTGA
- a CDS encoding TonB-dependent siderophore receptor has protein sequence MKNLHSLSLSLLALLIGQAWADEAPRAADTADAANTLPLVRVQGSKESATGPVPGFVARRAGSGLKSDIPLIETPQSIAVVTADQIEAQGATTLRQTVGYSAGVVSAYFDSRVDSISARGGNVAQYQDGLLRSYGTYNTARPDPFTLERVELVRGPASVLYGQGSLNGVLNLVSKRPLFESRRELQLQLGSHERKQLALDLTGPLGEQWAYRLVAIKRDSGTQVDHVKDDRLLLAPSLTWQPSAATSLTLQALYQRDKSGSLIGFFPWQGTRLPNGSQGQIPTSTFISERGWDAYDSDQDSVGYLFSHRLNADWTLRQNLRHTKSAVDYRTIYTSFSTTARRPLFNADGRRVERDMVWQLNGGSMSLLDTQLEGQLRAGAWKHQLLLGLDAQKNDSTQRSFRGRAPAIDVYAPVYGNFTPPAASALVAQPTVDQRQLGLYLQDHIKFDERWVAVLGLRHDRAKTETQGRPELKADDKATSKRAGLLYLADGGFSPYLAYTESFLPLGGVDFYGKPYKPQVGEQWEAGLKWQPADKRVSATVALYDLRDTNRKTTDPSQPLNSLQIGEVRVRGLELESAGSLDSRRWGRWDWTLGYAYTDAKISRSNAGDQGQAVAGVARHNGSAWLTHHFSLGGRSGFSAGAGLRYLGGSWSGTPLISTPAATLMDAMLAYEQGDWRLALNAVNLADKVQITQCLARGDCFYGQRRTLNATLSYRF, from the coding sequence ATGAAAAACCTGCATTCCCTGAGCCTCAGTCTCCTGGCCCTGCTGATCGGCCAGGCCTGGGCTGACGAAGCCCCCCGTGCGGCCGACACGGCCGATGCCGCCAACACCCTGCCGCTGGTGCGCGTGCAAGGCAGCAAGGAAAGCGCCACCGGGCCGGTGCCCGGCTTTGTGGCGCGCCGGGCCGGCAGCGGGCTCAAGAGCGACATCCCGCTGATCGAGACGCCCCAGTCCATCGCCGTGGTCACGGCCGACCAGATCGAGGCCCAGGGCGCCACCACCCTGCGCCAGACCGTGGGCTACTCGGCCGGCGTGGTCTCGGCCTACTTCGACAGCCGGGTCGACAGCATCAGCGCCCGCGGCGGCAATGTGGCCCAGTACCAGGACGGTCTGCTGCGCAGCTACGGCACCTACAACACCGCAAGACCCGACCCCTTCACGCTGGAGCGCGTGGAGCTGGTGCGCGGCCCGGCCTCGGTGCTCTACGGCCAGGGCAGCCTCAATGGCGTGCTGAACCTGGTCTCCAAGCGCCCGCTGTTTGAAAGCCGGCGCGAGCTGCAGCTGCAGCTGGGCAGCCATGAGCGCAAGCAGCTGGCTCTGGATCTCACGGGTCCGCTCGGCGAGCAATGGGCCTACCGCCTGGTGGCCATCAAGCGCGATAGCGGCACCCAGGTCGACCATGTGAAGGACGACCGCCTGCTGCTCGCGCCCTCGCTCACCTGGCAGCCCAGCGCGGCCACCTCGCTCACCCTGCAGGCGCTCTACCAGCGCGACAAGAGCGGTTCCCTGATCGGCTTCTTCCCATGGCAGGGCACGCGGCTGCCCAATGGCAGCCAGGGTCAGATTCCGACCTCCACCTTCATCAGCGAGCGCGGCTGGGACGCCTATGACAGCGACCAGGACTCGGTGGGCTACCTCTTCAGCCACCGCCTGAACGCCGACTGGACCCTGCGCCAGAACCTGCGCCACACCAAGAGTGCGGTGGACTACCGCACCATCTACACCAGCTTCAGCACCACGGCGCGACGCCCGCTCTTCAATGCCGACGGCCGCCGCGTGGAGCGCGATATGGTCTGGCAGCTCAATGGCGGCAGCATGTCCCTGCTGGACACCCAGCTCGAGGGCCAGCTGCGCGCCGGCGCCTGGAAGCACCAGCTGCTGCTGGGCCTGGACGCACAGAAGAACGACAGCACCCAGCGCAGCTTCCGCGGCCGTGCGCCGGCCATCGATGTCTATGCGCCGGTCTACGGCAACTTCACGCCGCCGGCCGCCAGCGCCCTCGTGGCCCAGCCCACCGTGGACCAGCGCCAGCTGGGCCTGTACCTGCAGGACCACATCAAGTTCGACGAGCGCTGGGTTGCCGTGCTGGGCCTGCGCCATGACCGTGCCAAGACCGAAACTCAGGGCCGCCCCGAGCTCAAGGCCGACGACAAGGCCACCAGCAAGCGTGCCGGTCTGCTCTACCTGGCCGATGGCGGTTTCTCGCCCTATCTGGCCTACACCGAGTCCTTCCTGCCCCTGGGCGGTGTGGACTTCTACGGCAAGCCCTACAAGCCCCAGGTGGGCGAGCAGTGGGAGGCGGGTCTGAAGTGGCAGCCGGCCGACAAGCGGGTGTCCGCCACCGTGGCGCTCTACGATCTGCGCGACACCAACCGCAAGACCACCGATCCCAGCCAGCCGCTCAACAGCCTGCAGATCGGCGAGGTGCGCGTGCGCGGTCTGGAGCTGGAGAGCGCCGGCAGCCTGGACAGCCGCCGCTGGGGCCGCTGGGACTGGACCCTGGGCTATGCCTACACCGATGCCAAGATCAGCCGCAGCAATGCCGGCGACCAGGGCCAGGCCGTGGCCGGCGTGGCCCGCCACAACGGCTCGGCCTGGCTCACGCACCACTTCAGCCTGGGCGGGCGCAGCGGCTTCAGCGCCGGCGCGGGCCTGCGCTATCTGGGCGGTTCCTGGTCCGGCACGCCCCTGATCAGCACGCCGGCCGCCACCCTGATGGACGCCATGCTGGCCTATGAGCAGGGCGACTGGCGACTGGCGCTGAATGCGGTGAACCTGGCCGACAAGGTGCAGATCACCCAGTGCCTGGCGCGCGGCGACTGCTTCTACGGTCAGCGCCGCACGCTCAACGCCACCCTCAGCTACCGCTTCTGA
- a CDS encoding ABC transporter substrate-binding protein, whose product MSPKPMPSLSIKLLGAVLALGAWTLPAQAQIKIGQTAGFSGPVAAGVKETSEGARLYLDAVNAQGGVGGQKIELITLDDKFDPKLSAVNAKQLIEQRGVLALFLSRGTPQTEALFPLLAQHKLALVAPSTGAMLLHKPVNPYVFNVRATYQREAESAVQHLVSRGVQRVALVQVDDSFGDDAAAGVLRGLQTARLKPSVHLKYARTQPQLAPLMKQVAQADAQALILIGAAEPVAEGAKALRAAGSTAQLLTLSNNATAGFIRLMGPQARGVIVSQAFPAERAINLALVREAQALAKARKQELSPGMLEGFTAAKVLVEGLKKAAKDKALDRAGLVRALDSLGKLDLGGMELGYSPADHTGLDYADMSIIGPDGKFLR is encoded by the coding sequence ATGAGCCCGAAACCCATGCCCTCTTTGTCGATCAAACTGCTGGGCGCCGTGCTGGCGCTGGGCGCCTGGACCCTGCCGGCCCAGGCCCAGATCAAGATCGGCCAGACGGCCGGCTTCAGCGGCCCGGTTGCCGCCGGGGTGAAGGAGACCAGCGAGGGCGCGCGCCTCTACCTGGATGCCGTCAATGCCCAGGGCGGCGTAGGCGGGCAGAAGATCGAGCTGATCACCCTGGACGACAAGTTCGATCCCAAGCTGAGCGCGGTCAATGCCAAGCAGCTGATCGAGCAGCGCGGCGTGCTGGCGCTCTTTCTGAGCCGCGGCACGCCCCAGACCGAGGCCCTGTTCCCCTTGCTGGCCCAGCACAAGCTGGCCCTGGTGGCGCCGTCCACCGGTGCGATGCTGCTGCACAAGCCGGTGAATCCGTATGTGTTCAATGTGCGGGCCACCTATCAGCGCGAGGCCGAGAGCGCGGTTCAGCACCTGGTGAGCCGGGGCGTGCAGCGCGTGGCCCTGGTGCAGGTGGATGACAGCTTTGGCGATGATGCCGCGGCCGGCGTGCTGCGCGGCCTGCAGACCGCGCGGCTCAAGCCCAGCGTGCATCTCAAGTACGCCCGCACCCAGCCCCAGCTGGCTCCGCTGATGAAGCAGGTGGCTCAGGCGGATGCCCAGGCCCTGATCCTGATCGGCGCGGCCGAACCGGTGGCCGAGGGGGCCAAGGCGCTGCGCGCCGCTGGGTCCACGGCCCAACTGCTGACCCTGTCCAACAATGCCACGGCCGGCTTCATCCGCCTGATGGGGCCCCAGGCCCGCGGCGTGATCGTGAGCCAGGCCTTCCCGGCCGAGCGCGCCATCAACCTGGCCCTGGTGCGCGAGGCCCAGGCCCTGGCCAAGGCCCGCAAGCAGGAGCTCTCGCCCGGCATGCTGGAAGGCTTCACCGCCGCCAAGGTGCTGGTGGAAGGCCTGAAGAAGGCCGCCAAGGACAAGGCCCTGGACCGCGCCGGCCTGGTTCGCGCGCTCGACAGCCTGGGCAAGCTGGACCTGGGGGGCATGGAGCTGGGCTACAGCCCCGCCGACCACACGGGGCTGGACTATGCCGATATGTCCATCATCGGTCCCGACGGTAAGTTCCTGCGCTGA
- a CDS encoding ABC transporter substrate-binding protein, with translation MQTMIKQTLLAAALALSLPAWAQIKIGQTAGFSGPVAAGVKEITEGARLYLDAVNAQGGVGGQKIELISLDDKFDPKLSAPNAKQLIDQGVLALFLTRGTPQSQAILPLLAEHKLALVAPSTGAMLLHKPVNPYVFNVRATYQREAERAVLHLAGMGVKRIALVQVDDSFGEDGAAGALRGLETSKLKPVAHVKYPRANPGLAPLMKQMAQADAQALIFIGAAEAVSEGVEALRAAGSNAQLVTLSNNASAGFIKLLKGQARGVVVSQVFPSERSLNLPLVREAQALAKAQKLELTPANLEGFTAAKVLVEGLKKAAKDKDLSRAGLLRALDGLGKVDLGGLELNFGPGDHTGLDYADVSIIGPDGKFWR, from the coding sequence ATGCAAACCATGATCAAGCAGACCCTGCTCGCGGCCGCGCTGGCGCTGAGCCTGCCCGCCTGGGCCCAGATCAAGATCGGCCAGACGGCCGGCTTCAGCGGCCCGGTGGCTGCCGGGGTGAAGGAGATTACCGAGGGCGCGCGCCTGTACCTGGATGCGGTGAACGCCCAGGGCGGCGTGGGCGGGCAGAAGATTGAGCTGATCTCGCTGGACGACAAGTTCGACCCCAAGCTCAGCGCTCCCAACGCCAAGCAGCTGATCGACCAGGGCGTGCTCGCCCTGTTCCTGACCCGCGGCACACCGCAGAGCCAGGCCATCCTGCCCCTGCTGGCCGAGCACAAGCTGGCCCTGGTGGCGCCGTCCACCGGTGCGATGCTGCTGCACAAGCCGGTGAATCCGTATGTGTTCAATGTGCGGGCCACCTACCAGCGTGAGGCCGAGCGTGCCGTGCTGCATCTGGCCGGCATGGGCGTGAAGCGCATCGCCCTGGTGCAGGTGGATGACAGCTTTGGCGAGGACGGCGCGGCCGGCGCCCTGCGCGGCCTGGAGACGTCCAAGCTCAAGCCCGTGGCGCATGTGAAATACCCGCGTGCCAACCCCGGTCTGGCCCCGCTGATGAAGCAGATGGCCCAGGCCGATGCCCAGGCCCTGATCTTCATCGGCGCGGCCGAGGCGGTGTCCGAGGGCGTGGAGGCGCTGCGTGCCGCCGGCTCCAATGCCCAGCTGGTGACCCTGTCCAACAATGCCTCGGCCGGCTTCATCAAGCTGCTCAAGGGCCAGGCCCGCGGCGTGGTGGTGAGTCAGGTCTTCCCCTCGGAGCGCTCCCTGAACCTGCCCCTGGTGCGCGAAGCCCAGGCCCTGGCCAAGGCCCAGAAGCTGGAGCTGACGCCCGCCAATCTGGAAGGCTTCACCGCCGCCAAGGTGCTGGTGGAGGGGCTGAAGAAGGCCGCCAAGGACAAGGACCTGAGCCGCGCCGGCCTGCTGCGCGCCCTGGACGGGCTGGGCAAGGTGGACCTGGGCGGCCTGGAGCTGAATTTCGGCCCCGGCGACCACACGGGCCTGGACTATGCCGACGTGTCCATCATCGGCCCCGACGGCAAGTTCTGGCGCTGA
- a CDS encoding PilW family protein, which yields MPRLQRPRQRPQRGAGLIALMVGMVISLLAVVAGLALYKSAVQQTSGPGGVVSASRQDGQLATGLLSAQIALQEAGFGIAKASAAEHLLLLRDARLDGGRLAGQPQVLGPASSAGNALLWTSNPELSADPARQVCQGLYADPVSRALLLLRVQGNCQPLAARWQQLDWQRRHLVAAELLAEPVALDARRNAGCWPYGALPEAMTGRPAPSAPVEVGLAYGGSVAGSHNRYTSCLSNLSE from the coding sequence ATGCCCCGTCTGCAGCGTCCACGGCAGCGCCCCCAGCGCGGCGCCGGCCTGATCGCCCTGATGGTGGGCATGGTCATCTCCCTGCTTGCCGTGGTGGCCGGCCTGGCCCTCTACAAAAGCGCGGTGCAGCAGACCAGCGGCCCGGGTGGCGTGGTGAGCGCCAGCCGCCAGGACGGCCAGCTGGCCACCGGCCTGCTCAGCGCCCAGATCGCGCTGCAGGAGGCCGGCTTCGGCATCGCCAAGGCCAGCGCCGCCGAGCACCTGCTCCTGCTGCGCGACGCGCGCCTGGACGGCGGACGCCTGGCGGGGCAGCCCCAGGTGCTGGGCCCGGCCAGCAGCGCCGGCAATGCCCTGCTGTGGACCAGCAATCCCGAGCTCTCCGCCGACCCGGCCCGCCAGGTCTGCCAGGGTCTGTACGCCGATCCGGTCAGCCGCGCCCTGCTGCTGCTGCGGGTGCAGGGCAATTGCCAGCCCCTGGCGGCACGCTGGCAGCAGCTGGACTGGCAGCGCCGCCATCTGGTGGCGGCCGAGCTGCTGGCCGAGCCCGTGGCCCTGGATGCACGCCGCAACGCCGGCTGCTGGCCCTATGGCGCCCTGCCCGAGGCCATGACCGGCCGCCCCGCGCCCAGCGCCCCGGTGGAGGTGGGCCTGGCCTATGGCGGCAGCGTGGCCGGCAGCCACAACCGCTACACCTCCTGCCTGTCCAACCTCAGCGAATGA
- a CDS encoding DUF3325 domain-containing protein gives MCSLLGFALLCLAMERHHEDALGRAPSRRRQQGLRALAALAGLASTWTLWGQADWGLAWAGWSAQLSLGAVAVVALATWRAHWLPALSLAAAAAAALLSLAGWG, from the coding sequence TTGTGCAGCCTGCTGGGCTTTGCCCTGCTGTGCCTGGCCATGGAGCGGCATCATGAGGACGCGCTGGGCCGCGCGCCCAGCCGGCGGCGCCAGCAGGGCCTGCGCGCCCTGGCGGCGCTGGCCGGGCTGGCCTCCACCTGGACGCTCTGGGGGCAGGCGGACTGGGGCCTGGCCTGGGCCGGCTGGAGCGCCCAGCTTTCCCTGGGCGCCGTAGCTGTGGTGGCCCTGGCTACTTGGCGCGCCCACTGGCTGCCCGCGCTCAGCCTGGCTGCGGCGGCGGCGGCCGCATTGCTGAGTCTGGCGGGCTGGGGCTAA
- a CDS encoding cobalt ABC transporter substrate-binding protein, with the protein MLKNKLLLLPVLLWMATQAQAHQIWIEQDLNGARLYLGEFGENLRETSPGMLDKFVQPAATLITAKGDIPAPLSKRANTFGIDGRAISGESLIAQDTAYPGWERKQGDKVERHVWMPAARWISDFAARPARLTLDLVPTGKPGQFRAFYKQQALAEAKVHVVAASGWGREYTADANGLLQLSLPWKGSYVLELKHTDKQGGERNGQAWDVGQFVTTLAFSLNQGLEPLPLPPPAKPSP; encoded by the coding sequence ATGCTGAAGAACAAGCTGCTGCTTTTGCCCGTGCTGCTGTGGATGGCCACCCAGGCCCAGGCCCACCAGATCTGGATCGAACAGGATCTCAACGGCGCACGCCTGTATCTGGGCGAGTTCGGCGAGAACCTGCGTGAAACCTCGCCGGGCATGCTGGACAAGTTCGTGCAGCCCGCGGCCACCCTGATCACGGCCAAGGGCGACATTCCCGCGCCGCTGAGCAAGCGTGCCAATACCTTTGGCATCGACGGCCGGGCCATCAGCGGCGAGTCCCTCATCGCCCAGGACACGGCCTACCCTGGCTGGGAGCGCAAGCAGGGTGACAAGGTCGAGCGCCACGTCTGGATGCCCGCGGCGCGCTGGATCAGCGATTTCGCGGCCCGCCCGGCGCGCCTGACCCTGGACCTGGTGCCCACCGGCAAGCCCGGCCAGTTCCGTGCCTTCTACAAACAGCAAGCCCTGGCCGAGGCCAAGGTGCATGTGGTGGCGGCCTCCGGCTGGGGGCGCGAGTACACGGCCGATGCCAACGGCCTGCTGCAGCTGAGCCTGCCCTGGAAGGGCAGCTATGTGCTGGAGCTCAAGCACACCGACAAGCAAGGTGGCGAGCGCAATGGCCAGGCCTGGGACGTGGGGCAGTTCGTCACCACCCTGGCCTTCAGCCTGAACCAGGGCCTGGAGCCGCTGCCGCTGCCTCCTCCGGCCAAGCCCAGCCCCTGA
- a CDS encoding glutathione S-transferase family protein, whose translation MYTLFGTRGSGSAIIELALERAAQPYRLLRASAWEPDSAQDELRRHNPLLQVPTLLLPDGTVMSESAAILIHLGLVHPESRLLPEDPAGRARVMRGLVFIAANCYSAITLLDYPERFCEPLEAPQREALLRGTRAQLHRQWELFADLFGGFGGGPCLNGAQPGALDFMALVVSRWSGSRQHLAQTRPAFHAQLQALEARPELAALLARHWPPA comes from the coding sequence ATGTACACCCTCTTCGGCACGCGGGGTTCGGGCTCCGCCATCATCGAGCTGGCCCTGGAGCGGGCCGCTCAGCCCTACCGCCTGCTGCGCGCCTCGGCCTGGGAGCCTGACTCGGCCCAGGATGAGCTGCGTCGCCACAACCCCTTGCTGCAGGTGCCCACCCTGCTGCTGCCGGACGGCACGGTGATGAGCGAGAGCGCGGCCATCCTGATCCATCTGGGACTGGTGCACCCCGAGTCGCGCCTGCTGCCCGAGGACCCGGCCGGCCGTGCCCGCGTGATGCGCGGCCTGGTCTTCATCGCGGCCAACTGCTACAGCGCCATCACCCTGCTGGACTACCCGGAGCGCTTTTGCGAGCCGCTGGAGGCGCCGCAGCGCGAGGCTCTGCTGCGCGGCACGCGCGCCCAGCTGCACCGCCAGTGGGAGCTCTTTGCCGATCTCTTTGGTGGCTTTGGCGGCGGGCCCTGCCTGAACGGCGCGCAGCCCGGTGCCCTGGACTTCATGGCCCTGGTCGTGTCCCGCTGGTCGGGCAGCCGCCAGCATCTGGCCCAGACCCGGCCCGCCTTCCATGCCCAGCTCCAGGCGCTGGAAGCCCGGCCCGAGCTGGCAGCGTTGCTTGCCCGCCACTGGCCCCCGGCCTGA
- a CDS encoding type II secretion system protein, which translates to MVRRARRRQRGLSLVELMVVLVIGLMLAMVGTALNAAWVDQAAVRQSQAQLRQGMAELKAQALRNPQGQPMGEVAAVLLSLPGRLCVHIGRPAEAVCEGARWQAGPQAAIQLAQQERSCLAMDSSGRVIDSQIGATACGSALNYRIQRNKETLDDSLD; encoded by the coding sequence ATGGTGAGGCGCGCGCGGCGCCGCCAGCGCGGCCTGAGCCTGGTGGAGCTGATGGTGGTGCTGGTCATCGGCCTGATGCTGGCCATGGTGGGCACGGCGCTGAATGCCGCCTGGGTGGACCAGGCCGCGGTGCGCCAGTCCCAGGCCCAGCTGCGCCAGGGCATGGCCGAACTCAAGGCCCAGGCCTTGCGCAATCCGCAAGGCCAGCCCATGGGCGAGGTGGCCGCGGTCCTGCTCAGCCTGCCCGGCCGGCTGTGCGTGCACATCGGTCGCCCGGCCGAAGCCGTCTGCGAAGGCGCGCGCTGGCAGGCCGGCCCCCAGGCCGCCATCCAGCTCGCCCAGCAGGAGCGCAGCTGCCTGGCCATGGACAGCAGCGGCCGCGTGATCGACAGCCAGATCGGCGCCACCGCCTGCGGCAGCGCCCTGAACTACCGCATCCAGCGCAACAAGGAAACCCTCGATGACAGCCTCGACTAA